The Mesorhizobium loti genome includes a region encoding these proteins:
- a CDS encoding DeoR/GlpR transcriptional regulator, with translation MYLSPRHAEIIQMAKDHGRVLVDDLASHFNVTPQTIRKDLNDLCDQRLLSRIHGGALFPSGIENMEYEARRKIAADEKEAIGRAAARLIPDNASLFINIGTTTESVSKALLDHNGLMVITNNINVANRMRIYPSIEVVIAGGVVRGSDGGVVGEAAVDFIRQFKVDYAVIGASAIDHDGALLDFDFREVKVAQAIIANARHVILVSDQTKFERTAPVRIGHLSQVNTFITDRCDIPSVRKICQEAEVQLIETSLA, from the coding sequence ATGTATCTGTCGCCACGCCATGCCGAAATCATCCAGATGGCCAAGGACCATGGTCGCGTGCTGGTCGACGACCTGGCCAGCCACTTCAATGTGACGCCGCAGACCATACGCAAGGATCTCAACGATCTGTGCGACCAGCGGCTGCTTTCGCGCATCCATGGCGGCGCGTTGTTCCCGTCCGGCATTGAGAACATGGAGTATGAGGCAAGGCGCAAGATCGCCGCTGACGAGAAGGAGGCGATCGGCCGTGCGGCAGCCAGGCTGATCCCCGACAATGCCTCGCTGTTCATCAACATCGGCACCACGACTGAGTCGGTCAGCAAGGCGCTGCTCGATCACAACGGCCTCATGGTCATCACCAATAACATCAATGTTGCCAATAGGATGCGGATATACCCGTCGATCGAGGTGGTGATCGCCGGCGGGGTTGTGCGCGGTTCCGATGGCGGTGTGGTCGGCGAAGCGGCGGTCGACTTCATCAGGCAGTTCAAGGTCGATTATGCGGTGATCGGAGCGTCGGCGATCGACCATGACGGCGCGCTGCTCGACTTCGATTTTCGCGAGGTCAAGGTGGCGCAGGCGATCATCGCCAATGCAAGGCATGTCATCCTGGTTTCCGACCAGACCAAATTCGAGCGAACCGCACCGGTGCGCATCGGCCACCTGTCGCAGGTCAACACCTTCATCACCGACCGTTGCGACATCCCGTCGGTGCGTAAGATCTGCCAGGAAGCCGAGGTTCAACTGATCGAAACGTCGCTCGCCTAG
- a CDS encoding aspartate aminotransferase family protein, translating to MNNDDFRQWSRRAADWGADYRDTLRDRPVRPLVEPGDIFKSIEASPPEDAEPMDRIFADFEEKILPGMTHWQHPRFFAYFPANAAPVSVVAEYLVSAMAAQCMLWQTSPAATELETRTVDWMRQALGLPEGFSGVIQDSASSATLAAVLTMRERALEWQGNKQGLAGQARLRIYSSDQVHTSIDRAIWVSGIGEDNLVRIPVDGRFRAMDTAALEAAIVADREAGMLPAGIIACVGGTSTGGTDDIAAVAEVARRHGLYLHVDAAWAGSAMICPEYRHFWTGVEGADSIVFNPHKWLGAQFDCSIQFLRDPESHVKTLAIKPDYLKTHGHDGIINYSEWSVPLGRRFRALKLWFLLRAHGLENLRMMIRNHVAWSEGLAARLAREPDFEIVSEPMLSLFSFRHKTATGTDADAHNLLLVNAINDDGRIYLTQTKVDGLIAIRFQVGQFEAAAADVDMAFTVITEIARAIA from the coding sequence ATGAACAACGATGATTTCCGGCAATGGTCGCGGCGCGCCGCCGACTGGGGCGCCGACTACCGCGACACACTGCGCGACCGTCCGGTGCGACCGCTGGTCGAACCCGGTGACATCTTCAAAAGTATCGAGGCTTCGCCGCCCGAAGACGCCGAACCGATGGACCGGATCTTCGCCGATTTCGAAGAGAAGATTTTGCCGGGGATGACGCATTGGCAGCATCCGCGCTTTTTCGCCTATTTCCCGGCCAATGCGGCGCCGGTTTCGGTGGTGGCGGAATATCTGGTTTCGGCGATGGCCGCACAGTGCATGCTTTGGCAGACGTCGCCGGCGGCGACCGAGCTGGAAACGCGCACCGTCGACTGGATGCGCCAGGCGCTCGGCCTGCCGGAAGGTTTTTCCGGGGTGATCCAGGATTCGGCCTCGTCGGCGACACTGGCCGCGGTGCTGACCATGCGCGAGCGGGCACTCGAGTGGCAAGGCAACAAACAAGGCCTGGCGGGGCAGGCGCGGCTGCGCATCTATTCCTCCGACCAGGTGCACACCTCGATCGACCGGGCCATCTGGGTGTCCGGCATCGGCGAGGACAATCTCGTGCGCATTCCTGTCGACGGCCGCTTTCGCGCCATGGATACGGCGGCGCTCGAGGCGGCAATCGTCGCCGACCGGGAAGCCGGCATGCTGCCGGCGGGCATCATCGCTTGCGTCGGCGGCACCAGCACCGGCGGCACCGACGACATTGCCGCGGTGGCAGAGGTGGCGCGGCGGCATGGGCTCTATCTCCACGTCGATGCCGCCTGGGCGGGATCGGCGATGATCTGTCCGGAGTATCGGCATTTCTGGACAGGCGTCGAAGGCGCTGATTCGATCGTCTTCAACCCGCACAAATGGCTGGGCGCCCAGTTCGACTGCTCGATCCAGTTCCTGCGCGACCCCGAAAGCCATGTGAAGACGCTGGCCATCAAGCCGGATTATCTGAAGACGCACGGTCATGACGGCATCATCAACTATTCGGAATGGTCGGTGCCGCTCGGCAGGCGCTTCCGCGCCCTGAAATTGTGGTTTCTGTTGCGCGCCCATGGTCTGGAAAACCTGCGCATGATGATCCGCAATCATGTCGCGTGGAGCGAAGGGCTTGCCGCGCGGTTGGCAAGGGAGCCCGATTTCGAGATCGTCAGCGAGCCGATGCTGTCGCTGTTTTCCTTCCGGCACAAGACCGCAACTGGCACTGACGCAGACGCGCACAATCTGCTGCTGGTCAATGCAATCAACGACGATGGCCGCATCTACCTGACGCAGACGAAGGTCGATGGACTGATAGCGATCCGTTTCCAGGTCGGCCAGTTCGAGGCGGCCGCCGCCGATGTCGATATGGCCTTCACCGTCATCACGGAGATCGCGCGCGCAATAGCCTGA